From Pseudomonas fluorescens, one genomic window encodes:
- a CDS encoding ABC transporter ATP-binding protein, with protein sequence MLYRRFERLIDIFREAPTAAPPNRVLPFYIYYLRQVWPSFVALLVVGLFAALVEVALFSYLSRIIDLAQGTPNPDFFAQHGWELAWMAVVALILRPVFVGLHDLLVHQTLSPGMTSLIRWQNHSYVLKQSLNFFQNDFAGRIAQRIMQTGNSLRDSAVQAVDALWHVLIYAISSLVLFAEADWRLMIPLLSWIAAYIAALCYFVPRVKERSVVSSDARSKLMGRIVDGYTNITTLKLFAHTNFEQQYAREAIAEQTEKSQLAGRVVTSMDVVITSMNGLLIVGTTGLALWLWTQSLISVGAIALATGLVIRIVNMSGWIMWVVNGIFENIGMVQDGLQTIAQPISVTDHEAAPRLEVSRGEVRFEHVAFHYGKRSGVISDLNLTIKPGEKIGLIGPSGAGKSTLVNLLLRLYDVQEGQILIDGQNIAHVAQESLRERIGMITQDTSLLHRSIRDNLLYGKPDASDAELWEAVHKARADEFIPQLSDAEGRTGFDAHVGERGVKLSGGQRQRIAIARVLLKDAPILIMDEATSALDSEVEAAIQESLETLMQGKTVIAIAHRLSTIARMDRLVVLEHGRIAESGTHAELLAHGGLYARLWQHQTGGFVGID encoded by the coding sequence ATGCTTTATCGCCGCTTCGAACGACTCATCGATATTTTCCGTGAAGCCCCGACGGCGGCCCCGCCGAATCGGGTCCTGCCTTTCTATATTTACTACCTGCGCCAGGTCTGGCCGAGTTTCGTCGCGTTGCTGGTGGTCGGCCTGTTCGCCGCACTGGTCGAAGTGGCGCTGTTCAGTTACCTGAGCCGGATCATCGACCTCGCCCAGGGCACACCCAATCCGGATTTTTTCGCGCAGCATGGCTGGGAGCTGGCGTGGATGGCGGTGGTGGCGCTGATCTTGCGCCCGGTGTTCGTCGGCCTGCATGACCTGCTGGTGCACCAGACCCTGAGCCCGGGCATGACCAGCCTGATCCGCTGGCAGAACCACAGCTACGTGCTCAAGCAGAGCCTGAATTTCTTCCAGAACGATTTCGCCGGACGCATCGCCCAACGCATCATGCAGACCGGCAACTCCCTGCGCGACTCCGCCGTGCAGGCGGTGGACGCGCTATGGCATGTGCTGATCTACGCGATCAGCTCGCTGGTGCTGTTCGCCGAGGCCGACTGGCGCCTGATGATCCCGCTGCTGAGCTGGATCGCCGCCTACATCGCCGCCCTCTGCTACTTCGTACCCCGGGTCAAGGAACGCTCGGTGGTGTCCTCCGATGCCCGCTCGAAACTGATGGGGCGGATCGTCGACGGCTACACCAACATCACCACCCTCAAGCTGTTCGCCCATACCAACTTCGAGCAGCAGTACGCCCGCGAAGCGATTGCCGAGCAGACCGAGAAATCCCAGCTGGCCGGGCGCGTGGTCACCAGCATGGACGTGGTCATCACCAGCATGAACGGCCTGCTGATCGTCGGCACCACCGGCCTGGCGCTGTGGCTGTGGACCCAGTCGCTGATCTCGGTGGGGGCGATTGCCCTGGCCACCGGCCTGGTGATCCGCATCGTCAACATGTCGGGCTGGATCATGTGGGTGGTCAACGGCATCTTCGAAAATATCGGAATGGTTCAGGACGGCCTGCAGACCATCGCCCAGCCCATCAGCGTCACCGACCACGAAGCGGCACCGCGTCTGGAAGTCAGCCGTGGCGAGGTACGTTTCGAACACGTGGCCTTCCATTACGGCAAGCGCAGCGGGGTCATCAGCGACCTCAACCTGACCATCAAGCCCGGCGAAAAGATTGGCTTGATCGGTCCGTCCGGCGCCGGCAAATCGACCCTGGTGAATCTGCTACTGCGCCTGTACGACGTGCAGGAAGGGCAGATTCTGATCGACGGCCAGAACATTGCCCACGTCGCCCAGGAAAGCCTGCGCGAACGCATCGGCATGATCACTCAGGACACTTCACTGCTGCACCGCTCGATCCGCGACAACCTGCTGTACGGCAAACCCGACGCCAGCGACGCCGAACTCTGGGAAGCGGTACACAAAGCCCGTGCCGATGAGTTCATCCCGCAGCTGTCGGACGCCGAAGGCCGAACCGGTTTCGATGCCCATGTCGGTGAGCGCGGGGTGAAACTCTCCGGCGGCCAGCGGCAACGCATCGCGATTGCCCGGGTGCTGCTCAAGGACGCGCCGATCCTGATCATGGACGAAGCGACCTCGGCGCTGGATTCGGAAGTCGAAGCAGCGATCCAGGAAAGCCTGGAAACCCTGATGCAAGGCAAGACCGTGATCGCCATCGCCCACCGCCTGTCGACCATTGCGCGCATGGACCGGCTGGTGGTGCTGGAGCACGGACGGATCGCCGAAAGCGGCACCCATGCCGAACTGCTGGCCCACGGCGGCTTGTATGCGCGACTGTGGCAGCATCAGACAGGCGGGTTCGTCGGCATCGACTGA
- a CDS encoding beta-ketoacyl-ACP synthase III, protein MHNVVISGTGLYTPANSISNEELVQSFNTYVAQFNADNAEAIARGEVEALTESSAAFIEKASGIKSRFVMDKEGILDPTRMAPRLPERSNDEWSVLCQMAVGAAEQALQRAGKTAADIDGVIVACSNLQRAYPAIAIEVQEAMGIQGFGFDMNVACSSATFGIQAAANSVQLGQARAILMVNPEVCTGHLNFRDRDSHFIFGDAATAVIIERADLATSAYQFDVVSTKLLTKFSNNIRNNFGFLNRAAEEGIGARDKLFVQEGRKVFRDVCPMVAELVGAHLEENSLNVSDVKRFWLHQANLSMNHLIVKKLLGREASEEEAPVILDTYANTSSAGSVIAFHKYQDDLPAGSLAVLSSFGAGYSIGSVILRKR, encoded by the coding sequence ATGCATAACGTCGTCATCAGCGGCACCGGCCTGTACACCCCGGCCAACAGCATCTCCAACGAAGAGCTGGTGCAGTCTTTCAATACCTACGTCGCGCAGTTCAATGCCGACAACGCCGAGGCCATCGCCCGTGGTGAAGTCGAGGCGCTGACCGAATCCAGTGCGGCGTTCATCGAAAAAGCTTCCGGGATCAAGAGCCGCTTCGTCATGGACAAAGAAGGCATCCTCGACCCGACGCGCATGGCGCCGCGCCTGCCGGAGCGTTCCAACGACGAATGGTCTGTGCTCTGCCAGATGGCCGTCGGCGCTGCCGAACAGGCCCTGCAACGCGCCGGCAAGACGGCTGCGGACATCGACGGGGTGATCGTCGCCTGCTCCAACCTGCAACGCGCCTACCCGGCCATTGCCATCGAAGTCCAGGAGGCCATGGGCATCCAGGGTTTCGGTTTCGACATGAACGTCGCCTGTTCCTCGGCCACCTTCGGCATCCAGGCCGCCGCCAACAGCGTGCAACTGGGCCAGGCCCGGGCGATCCTGATGGTCAACCCGGAAGTCTGCACCGGCCACCTGAACTTTCGTGACCGTGACAGCCACTTCATCTTCGGCGACGCCGCCACGGCGGTCATCATCGAGCGCGCCGACCTGGCGACGTCCGCGTACCAGTTCGACGTGGTCAGCACCAAGCTGCTGACCAAGTTCTCCAACAACATCCGCAACAACTTCGGCTTCCTCAACCGTGCGGCGGAAGAGGGCATCGGTGCTCGCGACAAGTTGTTCGTGCAGGAAGGGCGCAAGGTGTTCCGTGACGTCTGCCCGATGGTTGCAGAACTGGTTGGCGCCCACCTGGAAGAAAACAGCCTGAATGTCAGCGACGTGAAACGCTTCTGGCTGCACCAGGCCAACCTGAGCATGAACCACCTGATCGTCAAGAAACTGCTGGGTCGCGAAGCCAGCGAAGAAGAAGCGCCGGTGATCCTCGACACCTACGCCAACACCAGCTCGGCCGGTTCGGTGATTGCCTTCCACAAATACCAGGACGACCTGCCGGCCGGTTCTCTGGCGGTGCTCAGCTCGTTTGGCGCTGGGTATTCGATTGGTAGTGTGATTTTGCGCAAGCGTTGA
- a CDS encoding peptidylprolyl isomerase: protein MLKKIALVAGSVLFAANLMAAEPAKAPHVLIDTTNGQIEIELDPVKAPISTKNFLEYVDSGFYTNTIFHRVIPGFMVQGGGFTQQMSQKDTRDPIKNEASNGLHNVRGTLSMARTSDPNSATSQFFINVADNDFLNPGRDAGYAVFAKVVKGMDVVDVIVNSQTTTKQGMQNVPVDPVIIKSAKRIN from the coding sequence ATGCTGAAAAAAATCGCCCTTGTGGCCGGCTCCGTGCTGTTCGCCGCCAACCTGATGGCCGCCGAACCGGCCAAGGCACCCCACGTACTGATCGACACCACCAACGGCCAGATCGAAATCGAACTGGATCCGGTCAAGGCACCGATCAGTACCAAGAACTTCCTTGAGTACGTCGACAGCGGCTTCTACACCAACACCATTTTCCACCGGGTGATCCCGGGATTCATGGTCCAGGGGGGTGGCTTCACCCAGCAGATGTCGCAGAAAGACACCAGGGACCCGATCAAGAACGAAGCCAGCAACGGCCTGCATAACGTCCGTGGCACGCTGTCGATGGCCCGTACTTCCGATCCGAACTCGGCCACCAGCCAATTCTTCATCAACGTCGCCGACAATGATTTCCTGAACCCGGGTCGTGATGCCGGTTATGCGGTGTTCGCCAAAGTGGTCAAGGGCATGGACGTGGTCGACGTCATCGTCAACTCGCAAACCACCACCAAACAAGGCATGCAGAACGTGCCGGTTGACCCAGTCATCATCAAGTCCGCCAAGCGCATCAACTAA
- a CDS encoding FMN-dependent NADH-azoreductase: MSRVLIIESSARQQDSVSRQLTQTFIAQWQAAHPADQITVRDLATQPVPHLDANLLGGWMKPAEQRTEIEQASLERSNLLTDELLAADVLVMAAPMYNFAIPSTLKAWLDHVLRAGVTFKYTATGPQGLLSGKRAYVLTARGGIYAGSNSDHQEPYLRQVMGFIGIHDVTFIHAEGLNLGGDFHEKGLNQANAQLSQVA, translated from the coding sequence ATGTCCCGTGTTCTGATCATCGAAAGCAGCGCCCGCCAGCAAGACTCGGTCTCTCGTCAACTGACCCAGACCTTCATCGCCCAATGGCAAGCCGCGCACCCCGCCGACCAGATCACCGTGCGTGACTTGGCCACCCAGCCGGTGCCGCACCTCGATGCTAACCTGTTGGGCGGCTGGATGAAGCCTGCCGAGCAGCGCACCGAGATCGAACAGGCTTCGCTGGAACGTTCCAACCTGCTGACTGACGAACTGCTCGCCGCCGACGTGCTGGTGATGGCCGCGCCGATGTACAACTTCGCGATCCCCAGCACCCTTAAAGCCTGGCTCGACCACGTGCTGCGTGCCGGTGTGACCTTCAAGTACACCGCAACCGGCCCGCAAGGCCTGCTCAGCGGCAAGCGTGCCTACGTCCTGACCGCTCGAGGCGGCATCTACGCCGGCAGCAACAGCGACCACCAGGAACCGTACCTGCGTCAGGTCATGGGCTTCATCGGCATCCACGACGTGACCTTCATCCATGCCGAAGGCCTGAACCTGGGCGGCGACTTCCACGAAAAAGGCCTGAATCAGGCCAACGCCCAGCTGTCCCAGGTGGCTTGA
- the aqpZ gene encoding aquaporin Z, producing the protein MSLLKRSATELVGTFWLVLGGCGSAVLAAAFPEVGIGLLGVALAFGLTVLTMAFAIGHISGCHLNPAVSLGLVVGGRFPASELPAYIIAQVLGGVIAAALLYFIASGKPGFELASGLASNGYGDHSPGGYSMASGFVTELVMTAMFILIILGATDKRAPAGFAPIAIGLALTLIHLISIPVTNTSVNPARSTGPALIVGGWAIQQLWLFWVAPLLGAVVGGVLYRWLGKESD; encoded by the coding sequence ATGTCTCTGTTAAAACGTTCGGCTACAGAGTTGGTAGGTACGTTCTGGCTGGTGTTGGGTGGTTGCGGTAGCGCGGTGCTGGCGGCCGCGTTTCCGGAGGTGGGAATCGGCCTACTGGGGGTCGCCCTGGCATTTGGCTTGACGGTGCTGACCATGGCCTTTGCCATCGGCCATATTTCCGGCTGTCACCTGAACCCGGCGGTGTCGTTGGGACTGGTGGTCGGGGGGCGCTTTCCGGCCAGTGAGCTACCGGCCTACATCATTGCCCAGGTGCTCGGCGGGGTCATTGCCGCAGCCCTGCTGTACTTCATTGCCAGCGGCAAGCCCGGTTTCGAATTGGCCAGCGGCCTGGCGTCGAACGGCTATGGCGATCACTCCCCCGGCGGTTACTCGATGGCTTCGGGCTTTGTCACCGAACTGGTGATGACCGCGATGTTCATCCTGATCATCCTCGGTGCCACCGACAAACGCGCCCCGGCCGGCTTTGCACCGATTGCCATTGGCCTGGCGCTGACCCTGATTCACCTGATCTCGATTCCCGTCACCAACACCTCGGTCAACCCGGCGCGCAGCACCGGGCCGGCGCTGATTGTCGGCGGCTGGGCGATCCAGCAGTTGTGGCTATTCTGGGTCGCACCCCTGCTCGGCGCAGTGGTCGGTGGCGTGCTGTATCGCTGGTTGGGCAAAGAGTCCGACTGA
- a CDS encoding LysR family transcriptional regulator — translation MKAPRVTLDQWRTLQAVVDHGGFAQAAEALHRSQSSVSYTVARMQDQLGVPLLRIDGRKAVLTEAGGVLLRRSRQLVKQASQLEDLAHHMEQGWEAEVRLVVDAAYPSARLVRALTAFMPQSRGCRVRLREEVLSGVEEVLHEGVADLAISSFSIPGYLGAELSDVEFVAVAHPEHALHRLNRELNFQDLESQLQVVIRDSGRQQPRDVGWLGAEQRWTVGSLATAATFVGSGLGFAWLPRHMIERELKEGVLKPLPLDQGGSRNPSFYLYSNKDKPLGPATQILIELLRTFDTAPLDAPFAAPEQA, via the coding sequence ATGAAAGCGCCCCGCGTGACCCTTGATCAATGGCGCACGCTGCAAGCCGTGGTCGACCATGGCGGTTTCGCTCAGGCCGCCGAGGCACTGCACCGCTCGCAATCGTCGGTGAGCTACACCGTGGCGCGCATGCAGGACCAACTTGGCGTGCCGCTGTTGCGCATCGACGGGCGCAAGGCGGTGCTGACCGAAGCCGGTGGCGTGCTACTGCGGCGCTCGCGTCAACTGGTCAAACAAGCCAGCCAGTTGGAAGATCTGGCGCACCATATGGAACAGGGTTGGGAGGCTGAGGTGCGTCTGGTGGTCGACGCCGCCTACCCCAGCGCCCGCCTGGTCCGCGCCCTCACCGCCTTCATGCCGCAGAGCCGTGGCTGCAGGGTGCGCCTGCGCGAGGAAGTGCTGTCCGGGGTCGAAGAGGTACTGCACGAAGGGGTGGCGGACCTGGCCATCAGCAGTTTCAGCATCCCCGGCTACCTGGGCGCGGAACTCAGCGACGTCGAGTTCGTCGCGGTCGCCCATCCTGAACACGCGTTGCACCGGCTCAATCGCGAATTGAATTTCCAGGACCTGGAAAGCCAGTTGCAAGTGGTGATCCGCGACTCCGGCCGTCAGCAGCCACGCGACGTCGGCTGGCTCGGCGCCGAGCAACGCTGGACCGTCGGCAGCCTGGCCACCGCCGCGACCTTCGTCGGCAGCGGCCTGGGCTTTGCCTGGCTGCCACGGCACATGATCGAGCGCGAATTGAAAGAAGGCGTGCTCAAGCCGCTGCCACTGGATCAGGGTGGCAGTCGCAATCCCAGCTTCTATCTTTACTCGAACAAGGACAAACCCCTGGGCCCGGCCACGCAGATTCTCATCGAGCTGCTTCGCACTTTCGACACCGCACCGCTGGACGCCCCGTTCGCCGCCCCCGAACAAGCCTGA
- a CDS encoding carboxylate/amino acid/amine transporter, with product MGYLLVVTLIQAFSFSLIGEYLAGHVDSYFAVLVRVLLAGLVFIPLTRWRSVEPSFMRGMLVIGALQFGVTYVCLYLSFRVLTVPEVLLFTILTPLHVTLIEDALNRRFNPWALVAALVAVLGAAVIRYDRISPDFLMGFLLLQLANFTYAAGQVMYKHLVARHPSDLPHYRRFGYFYLGALLVVLPAFLLFGKSNFLPEAPLQWAVLLFLGLVSTALGLYWWNKGACLVNGGTLAVMNNLHVPVGLLLNLLIWNEHEELGRLLLGGLVIIGAVWISRLGVRRKSLA from the coding sequence ATGGGCTATCTACTTGTTGTCACGCTGATCCAGGCGTTTTCCTTCAGTTTGATCGGCGAATACCTTGCGGGTCATGTCGACAGTTACTTCGCGGTGCTGGTGCGGGTGCTGCTGGCCGGGTTGGTGTTCATCCCACTGACCCGCTGGCGCTCGGTGGAGCCTTCGTTCATGCGCGGCATGCTGGTGATCGGCGCCCTGCAGTTCGGCGTGACCTACGTCTGCCTGTACCTGAGCTTCCGCGTACTGACAGTGCCGGAAGTGCTGTTGTTCACCATCCTCACCCCGCTGCACGTGACCCTGATCGAAGACGCGCTGAACCGCCGCTTCAATCCCTGGGCCCTGGTCGCGGCTTTGGTAGCCGTGCTCGGCGCCGCGGTGATCCGCTACGACCGCATCAGCCCCGACTTCCTGATGGGCTTTTTGCTGCTGCAACTGGCCAACTTCACCTACGCCGCCGGGCAAGTCATGTACAAGCACCTGGTCGCCCGCCACCCCAGCGACCTGCCGCATTACCGACGCTTCGGCTACTTCTACCTCGGCGCCTTGCTGGTGGTGTTGCCGGCGTTCCTGCTGTTCGGCAAAAGCAACTTCCTCCCCGAAGCGCCGCTGCAATGGGCCGTGCTGCTGTTCCTCGGCCTGGTCTCGACGGCACTCGGCCTGTACTGGTGGAACAAAGGCGCCTGCCTGGTCAACGGCGGCACCCTGGCGGTGATGAACAACCTGCATGTGCCGGTGGGGCTGTTGTTGAACCTGCTGATCTGGAACGAGCATGAAGAGCTCGGGCGGTTATTGTTGGGAGGCTTGGTGATTATCGGTGCGGTGTGGATCAGTCGGTTGGGCGTGCGCCGAAAATCCCTGGCGTAA
- a CDS encoding OprO/OprP family phosphate-selective porin: MIRKHFAGFAASALAMAVTAQAFAGTVTSDGADIVVKTKGGLEVATTDKEFSFKLGGRLQADYSQFDGIYTKNGDTADAAYFRRAFLELSGVLYTDWAYTINYDFSHNTGDSDNGYFDEASLAYNGFKPVSIKVGRFDPDFGLEKATSSKWVTAPERNMAYDMVDWANGHQNGLGLQASSTFAESFYASAGVFSKDTDDTDGNSVKQVNGRFVFAPMHEAGNVLHFGVNVASRDVSDTTFDSRYRTRMGMRGVETLGGNDAGTNGNRPVLGGNSASPAGSYDTDTAFGLEAAFAMGPASIQGEYITRKTKADDNAFDDIKGHGFYVQGAYTLTGESRGYKVGKFDAIKPQNKSIGAWEVFYRYDSLTVEDDNITAPTLTRDVGDAEAKVHTLGVNWYANEAVKISAAYLNAKTEKVTNATAASGGTPAQRTGDDSGDGFVVRAQYVF, from the coding sequence ATGATCCGTAAGCACTTCGCCGGTTTTGCTGCCAGCGCACTGGCCATGGCAGTGACCGCCCAGGCTTTCGCAGGCACCGTCACATCCGATGGCGCCGATATCGTAGTCAAGACCAAGGGCGGCCTTGAGGTCGCAACCACCGATAAAGAATTCAGCTTCAAGCTCGGCGGTCGTCTGCAGGCTGACTACAGCCAGTTCGACGGCATCTACACCAAGAACGGGGACACGGCAGACGCAGCTTACTTCCGTCGTGCGTTCCTCGAGTTGTCCGGCGTGCTCTACACCGACTGGGCCTACACCATCAACTACGATTTCTCGCACAACACCGGCGACTCCGATAACGGCTACTTCGATGAAGCGTCGCTGGCCTACAACGGGTTCAAACCGGTATCGATCAAAGTCGGTCGTTTCGACCCGGATTTCGGCCTGGAAAAAGCCACCAGCTCCAAGTGGGTCACCGCGCCTGAGCGCAACATGGCCTACGACATGGTCGACTGGGCCAACGGCCACCAGAACGGCCTGGGCCTGCAAGCCTCGAGCACCTTCGCCGAGTCGTTCTACGCCTCCGCCGGCGTGTTCAGCAAGGACACCGACGACACCGACGGCAACAGCGTCAAGCAGGTCAACGGTCGCTTCGTCTTCGCCCCGATGCACGAAGCTGGCAACGTGCTGCACTTCGGTGTGAACGTCGCTTCCCGTGACGTTTCCGACACCACCTTCGACTCCCGCTACCGCACCCGTATGGGCATGCGCGGCGTGGAAACCCTGGGCGGCAACGATGCCGGCACCAACGGCAACCGTCCGGTACTGGGTGGCAACTCGGCATCGCCGGCCGGTTCCTATGACACCGACACCGCGTTCGGCCTGGAAGCCGCCTTCGCCATGGGCCCGGCGTCGATCCAGGGTGAATACATCACCCGCAAGACCAAGGCTGACGACAACGCGTTCGACGACATCAAGGGTCACGGCTTCTATGTCCAGGGCGCCTATACCCTGACCGGCGAATCCCGTGGCTACAAGGTCGGCAAATTTGACGCGATCAAGCCGCAGAACAAGTCGATCGGCGCGTGGGAAGTGTTCTATCGCTACGACAGCCTGACTGTCGAAGACGACAACATCACCGCTCCGACCCTGACCCGTGACGTCGGCGATGCCGAAGCCAAGGTGCACACCCTGGGCGTCAACTGGTACGCCAACGAAGCGGTGAAGATTTCCGCCGCCTACCTGAACGCCAAGACCGAAAAAGTCACCAACGCCACCGCAGCCAGTGGCGGCACCCCGGCCCAGCGTACCGGCGACGACAGCGGCGACGGTTTCGTGGTTCGCGCGCAATACGTGTTCTAA
- a CDS encoding alpha/beta fold hydrolase, translating to MAYFEHEGCTLHYEEYGHGTPLLLIHGLGSSTLDWEKQIAELSAHYRVIVPDVRGHGRSDKPRERYSIAGFSADLVALIEHLNLGPAHLVGLSMGGMIGFQLAVDQPPLLKSLTIVNSGPQVKLRTVDDYWQWFKRWSLMHVLSLGAIGKALGGKLFPHPDQAELRQKMAERWAKNDKRAYLASFNAIVGWGVQERLAKVTCPTLIISADRDYTPVALKEAYVKLLPDARLVVIENSRHATPLDQPQRFNQTLLEFLTTVDTPNQDH from the coding sequence GTGGCCTATTTCGAGCATGAAGGTTGCACCCTGCATTACGAGGAATACGGCCACGGCACCCCGCTGCTGCTGATCCACGGCCTGGGGTCAAGCACCCTCGATTGGGAAAAACAGATTGCCGAGTTGTCGGCGCACTACCGTGTGATCGTTCCCGACGTGCGCGGTCACGGCCGCTCCGACAAACCCCGAGAGCGCTACAGCATTGCCGGTTTCAGCGCCGACCTGGTGGCCCTGATCGAACACCTGAACCTCGGTCCGGCCCATCTGGTGGGGCTGTCCATGGGCGGGATGATCGGTTTCCAGTTGGCGGTGGATCAACCGCCCCTGCTCAAGAGCCTGACCATCGTCAACAGCGGGCCGCAGGTCAAGCTGCGCACGGTTGACGACTATTGGCAGTGGTTCAAGCGCTGGAGCCTGATGCATGTGCTCAGCCTCGGCGCTATCGGCAAGGCCCTCGGCGGCAAACTGTTCCCCCATCCGGATCAAGCCGAGCTGCGGCAGAAAATGGCCGAACGCTGGGCAAAAAACGACAAACGTGCTTATCTCGCCAGCTTCAATGCCATTGTTGGCTGGGGCGTTCAGGAACGACTGGCGAAAGTCACCTGTCCAACCCTGATCATTAGCGCCGACCGCGACTACACGCCGGTGGCGCTGAAAGAGGCCTATGTCAAACTGCTGCCCGATGCGCGGCTGGTGGTGATCGAGAACTCCCGTCACGCCACCCCACTGGACCAGCCGCAACGCTTCAACCAGACCTTGCTCGAATTTTTAACCACCGTTGACACACCCAACCAGGATCACTGA
- a CDS encoding GNAT family N-acetyltransferase has product MPLHVLDSLSAIAAHEWDALVPDSQPFLRHAFLSALEDSGSLAAHSGWQPEHLLHIEDGRLLAALPSYRKWHSYGEYVFDHGWADACERAGIVYYPKLLSAVPFSPVSGPRLLAASIENGFELLNSLPGYLEIEELSSAHINFTDPFTDAALAGQAGWLQRIGCQYHWQNRGYRDFQDFLDALSSRKRKQMRKEREQVAGQGIEFEWLSGEQLDQAQWDFVYACYANTYAVRRQSPYLTREFFSLLAERMPEAIRVVLARQGTRPVAMAFSLVGGDSFYGRYWGCLAEFDRLHFETCFYQGMDYAIAHGFQRFDAGAQGEHKLIRGFEPVITHSWHYLRHPGLKAAVSDFLQREREGVLGYAQEARNALPYRQG; this is encoded by the coding sequence ATGCCGTTACACGTTTTGGACAGTTTGTCCGCCATTGCCGCGCACGAGTGGGATGCCCTGGTGCCCGACTCGCAACCGTTCCTGCGCCATGCCTTCCTCAGCGCCCTGGAAGACAGTGGCAGCCTCGCTGCCCACAGCGGCTGGCAGCCGGAGCACCTGCTGCACATCGAAGACGGCCGCCTGTTGGCGGCATTGCCCAGCTACCGAAAATGGCATTCCTACGGCGAGTACGTGTTCGACCATGGCTGGGCTGACGCCTGCGAGCGGGCCGGCATTGTCTACTACCCAAAGTTGCTCAGCGCCGTGCCGTTCAGTCCGGTCAGTGGACCGCGTTTGCTGGCCGCAAGTATCGAGAACGGTTTTGAACTGCTCAATAGCCTGCCCGGATACCTGGAGATCGAAGAGCTTTCCAGTGCCCATATCAACTTCACCGACCCCTTCACCGATGCCGCGCTGGCTGGGCAAGCCGGTTGGCTGCAACGCATTGGCTGCCAATATCACTGGCAGAACCGTGGCTATCGGGACTTCCAGGACTTTCTCGACGCCCTCAGTTCGCGCAAGCGCAAACAGATGCGCAAGGAGCGCGAGCAGGTGGCGGGGCAGGGCATCGAGTTCGAGTGGCTGAGCGGTGAGCAACTGGATCAGGCGCAGTGGGATTTCGTCTATGCCTGCTACGCCAATACCTATGCGGTGCGTCGGCAGTCACCCTATCTGACGCGGGAGTTTTTCAGCCTGCTGGCCGAGCGCATGCCAGAGGCGATTCGTGTGGTGCTGGCTCGCCAGGGCACGCGGCCGGTGGCCATGGCGTTCAGCCTGGTGGGCGGTGACAGCTTCTATGGGCGTTATTGGGGTTGCCTGGCGGAGTTCGATCGGCTGCATTTCGAGACCTGTTTTTATCAGGGCATGGATTATGCGATCGCTCATGGTTTCCAACGCTTCGACGCTGGCGCCCAAGGCGAGCACAAACTGATTCGCGGTTTCGAACCGGTGATCACTCATTCTTGGCATTACCTGCGCCATCCCGGGCTGAAAGCGGCGGTCAGCGACTTTTTGCAGCGTGAGCGCGAGGGCGTGTTGGGTTATGCGCAGGAAGCGAGGAACGCCTTGCCTTATCGGCAAGGCTGA